The sequence CTGGGTATGGGCGCGCGTCTGTGGGCTGCCGGTGAGCTTGGTGAGCAGGACATCGTCGAGATGATGGAGATGACACCCGAAGCGATCGCCGCCGAAGTCGCGGCGTTCCGGGGCAGCTATGCCGAGCAGGCCTGGTACCGCCTGACGCTCAACGTGTTCAACCAGCCGTTCATGGTCATCTTCTTTGGCCCGCGCGTATTGGGGCTGATGCTCGCCGGTATGGCCTTACTCAAGCTCGGGCTGTTCGACGCGCGGACGTCCGTCACGAAGTTCCTCCCGCTGCTCGCGATCGGGCTGGTCGTCGGTTTACCGATCACGATCATCGACACAATCCTGGCACTGCGAAACGACGACGACATTCTCTATATGTTCTCCGCCGCGATGCAATGGAACTACTGGGGCAGTGCGTTTCTAGCGTTGGCGTACATCCCGCTGATCATGTTCGCCTGCAAGATCGCCGGGGCGTTGCTGACACCCATCGCGGCGGTGGGGCGGATGGCGCTAACAAACTACCTCGCCCAATCGGTCATCGCGACGGCGTTCTTTTACACCGGCGACCGTTTCCAAGCGTGGGAGCGGACGGAACTCGTGTGGTTCGTGCTGGCCGTGTGGGTTGTGCAGTTGGTGTGGAGCCCGATCTGGCTCACGTTCTTCCGC is a genomic window of Planctomycetota bacterium containing:
- a CDS encoding DUF418 domain-containing protein; translation: MSEPTALAGPVKRADRIDSLDVLRGVAVLGILVMNIIGFSQIGNAYMVPSYVEGGIEEANGTVYALQRMFADQKFMSLFSMMFGAGVLLSTRRADEAGRAVKFHYTRTASLFAIGMIHAYLLWFGDILVLYAVCGAVVFLFRKLSPTALIWSAAGFVALSGVLLLGMGARLWAAGELGEQDIVEMMEMTPEAIAAEVAAFRGSYAEQAWYRLTLNVFNQPFMVIFFGPRVLGLMLAGMALLKLGLFDARTSVTKFLPLLAIGLVVGLPITIIDTILALRNDDDILYMFSAAMQWNYWGSAFLALAYIPLIMFACKIAGALLTPIAAVGRMALTNYLAQSVIATAFFYTGDRFQAWERTELVWFVLAVWVVQLVWSPIWLTFFRFGPAEWLWRSVNYAKPQPLLRSAA